Part of the Natrialbaceae archaeon AArc-T1-2 genome, CATTCTCGAGATGCTCGCCTGGATCGCGGAGTCGGATCTCTACCAGCTGGATCGGGTCACCGAAGTCCACGTCCGCAAGTACCTCCAGCTGCTCGGTGTCCAGCCACGGCCGCCACAGCCGGCGACGGTCCGGCTGTTGGTCGACGAGGACGAGGTGGCGGAGCCGACCACGATCGGGTCCGGCGACCGCCTGACTGTTGAGGACGATACCGGTGTCACCGTCCCGTTTGAGGCGACGACGGACCAGCGAGTGACGCCGGTCGATCTCGCATACGTGATCCCGTCTCCGAGTGGCGGGGCAGCCCAACCGGTTGAGAACGATCTTGGATCCCAGGGATTCTTCCATGCGTTCGGCGATCGGGCCGAACGGGGAAGCGCACTGTATCTCGGGTTTCAGTCCAACCCGTTCGAACGAGCGGACGGGCTTGACCTCCACGTCGACTTCCACGAGGAGAACCTCGCCAGTCCCTCGGTCCACGGATCGCCAGCTGTGACCGTTGAGCCAACCCGCCCGGGCGGCGTCGGTCACAGACGATCGAGAACAGACGACGCTTGGTCGAACCGGATCGATTCGGAGCAGTCCGATTCGGAGACGACCGATGAGACGGAGCAGTTCCCGCTGATCGAACGCGTCGGCCCAAACGGGGCGGACTTCGATCCAAGCGTCGAACTCGAATGGCAGTACTGTACGAGCGTGCAAAGGTGGATGGACGACGACAGCTGGGCGACGTTATCCGTCGAACAAGACAAGACGAACGCGCTCTATCGAGGTGGTCGGATCGTCCTGGACGCCCCGTCGGACGACGGGCCGCCGCTCGACGAGGGGTTGATTCTCGGAACCGTCGGCGTAGACGCCTACTGGGTGCGGTGCGTGGTCACCGAGGCAGGGTACGAGGTCCCGCCTCAGTTGAACTGGATCCTGCCGAACGTGGTGACGGCCCGGCAACAGCGAACTGTCCGCGAGGAACCGCTCCGCCGAGCCGACGGCGGGGCTCGAACGACTGCGCGGCCGAACCAAGAGTTCGTCTTCGAGCAGTCGCCGGTCCTAGCGGCGACGATAACTGTCGGAAACGAACGGTGGACAGAGGTGCCAGACTTTGCGGCGTCCGGGCCGGACGACACCCACTACGTCCTTGATCGCTCGCGGGGCGTGGTCCGATTCGGCGACGGGATCACGGGCACGGTTCCGATGGCAGACCAACCGGTCATTGCCGACCGCTACGTTCACGGCGGCGGAACCGGCGGGAACGTCTCCGGAGCCAGCGACTGGCAGTTCCTTGGTCGCGACCTACTGGTGTCGCCGCTCGAAGAGGCGGCCGGCGGCAGGGACGCCGAATCGCTCGAT contains:
- a CDS encoding putative baseplate assembly protein is translated as MGLDPPTLDDRSHEELLEAAKTRIPTLTDEWTDHNASDPGITILEMLAWIAESDLYQLDRVTEVHVRKYLQLLGVQPRPPQPATVRLLVDEDEVAEPTTIGSGDRLTVEDDTGVTVPFEATTDQRVTPVDLAYVIPSPSGGAAQPVENDLGSQGFFHAFGDRAERGSALYLGFQSNPFERADGLDLHVDFHEENLASPSVHGSPAVTVEPTRPGGVGHRRSRTDDAWSNRIDSEQSDSETTDETEQFPLIERVGPNGADFDPSVELEWQYCTSVQRWMDDDSWATLSVEQDKTNALYRGGRIVLDAPSDDGPPLDEGLILGTVGVDAYWVRCVVTEAGYEVPPQLNWILPNVVTARQQRTVREEPLRRADGGARTTARPNQEFVFEQSPVLAATITVGNERWTEVPDFAASGPDDTHYVLDRSRGVVRFGDGITGTVPMADQPVIADRYVHGGGTGGNVSGASDWQFLGRDLLVSPLEEAAGGRDAESLDSALARLRRDLQRPYRAVTRDDVRYVAEHTPGLRFGRTAVKLDEQSTGPENDHGAHGTIQVVVVPESTRRRPRPSEGFLAAVRENLERHRLLTDRIEVKGPEYVGIRVSAEVELAEGTDENQRIQAIKETLRAFVDPLSGFDGDGWPFGRPVYTSELHERIGSVEGVEVVHDLSITASGSHERTHTGIEIGPESLAYSLDHEVRIRRAGGNRRGGWGR